The following nucleotide sequence is from Novosphingobium sp. KA1.
TTCCAGCAACGCGCAGAGCTGCGATCTCTCCGAGCGGGACATTGACAGCGGCGTCGAGCTTCAGGTCGTTGTAGTTTCCATATCCTGCGCCAACGCTGCCCTCGAAAACGCCGAGATGGGGTTTGGCGGGAATGACATTGATGGCGCCCCCGGTCGCATTGCGGCCATAAAGCGTGCCCTGCGGGCCTTTGAGAACCTCGACCCGCTCAAGATCGAAGAAGGTGTTGCGCATCGAAGTCGGCCTGCCGATGTAGATGCCGTCCACGTTGAAAGCGACGCCCGGATCGGTGTAGCTGTTGGCCGAAAGCGTGCCAACGCCGCGAATGAAAAGCGACTGGGCACCGGCTCCGGTCTGGCTGATCTGAAGAGCAGGAACTACAGCGGTCAACTGGGTTGGATTGGTGACCCCGGCATTGGCAATGTCATTGCCGCTTACGACATCGATGGGAACGGCCGCCCTCTGGAGACTTTCCTGTCTGAACTGTGCAGTGACCACAATTTCGTCGAGCGAAACGGTTTCGTTCGATTGAGCTTCTGTAGTAGTCGTTTGCGCTAGAGCCGTATTCGGCAGAATGATTGCCGCAGCACTAGTCGCTGCGAAAATCCCAATTCGCATAACCTCTCCCCTAGGTGATGATCGGGGCGCTTATTCATTATTGCCCCTAGGAAGAGATCGCCTATCCAACGCCTATTAATCAATTGGCTGCTCGCTGATATTGCTTATTGATTGGAGTGATAATCCTCTGTTTCCGCACAGATCGACTGTAAGTGCGGCCAGTGACGCAGCACTCTGGTCTGCATTCTCTTCTATCCGGCGGGGCCAGCGAGCCCACTGTCGACTTTGAGCCCAGGCAGCTTTGGAACTCCGTTGGCCTTGGCACTGGCTCTCAACATAGTGACGATGTTCTAGCATCGACCCTAGCGTTACATCAGCTTTTTAAGGGCATGATCGACCCGGTGGCTTGCAAAGGCCCGCGCTGGTAGCGCGCGGCGTCGCGCGTCGATCGATTAACCATCGACGACTGGCCTTCTTGCGCCGTCGAACCGCGACAGCACGCCTGGAGCCGCAAGCCGCTAGAGTTCCTGTTGCAAGGGGTTGGCCTCTGGGGAGGTCGCCACCAAGACGAGGCGCTGAACCATTTCCTAGTCTGGCGCGATTATCGGTCCGACAGTCAGTGGGCGTTGGAGGCGGCGTTGTGGCCGGTGGGAAGCGAACTGGGGCCGACAGCGCGCCAACCTCTGGTATGCCGCTCGAGAGGAACGCCGCACTCGTCGCAAAGCGCGAGATAATGGTCATTCTTGCCCCGCGAAAGGGATACGGGTGATGGCTTGTGCCGGCCGATCAGGCAGAAAATCGACATGACCGGACAATACTGCAAAACCGGCCAGGTCGGGCAGGGGGAGTTTCTCCACAGCTTGTGGATAGCGTGGATAATTGTGTCTCGGTCGCTTTAAGTGTTCGCATTCGGGACTGACGTGCGGCCCCCGTCAGTGGAGGGAAGGCCTTGTGTAAGCGAAATCCCGTGGACCTGTCGAACTATACGATCTTTCCGGCGTCTCTTGGTGCCTCGCCCGGTATCTGCGTCAGCGAGGGACGCTGTTGATGACGTGAGGCTCACGTTGTGCGACGCCGAGCCGAGGTCGATGGAAATGGGCATGAACCCGTCTGTCCAGCGGTGGCAATGGGTTCGTGTTCTTTTTCGGTTCCCGCACCATGGCCAGTCGCAAGGGCGGGATGTGCCTCCTGTCTTCCGCATTTCGCGGAGAGATGAGGATTTGCAGATGGAGCCGGGCGGACGTGCTGAGAGCAGCGCGATGTGGATGGGGGGAGAGGGAGAGAGGGAGAGAGGGAGAGAGGGAGAGAGGGAGAGAGGGAGAGAGGGAGAGAGAGAGAGAGAGAGCGAGGAAGAGAGGCTCCTGCAAATTTCCGCGTGGCTTGTGCAGTATCCCGTGTTCGTGACCTTGCTCCGAATTCAGCCGGCGAGGTTCAAGGAATGCAGCCCTTGAGCTGGCGAAAAAAAAGCCGGCCATGAAGGCCGGCTGGAAAGTCTTTGGGAGAGGATGCCTGAAAGGCACGCGCCATATGTGGTAGATGTCGCTTCTCGGCAATTGCGCAAAGCGCAAGCAATGTTGCTTATCCTGGTTGCGTTTTCCGATACAGCCGACTGGCCGTGATCGAGCTGCGATAAATCGATCATGATACGATCCCGGCTTCCCTTTCCAGAGCCGATCGAACCTTTCCAGCGCCCTCGAATTGGCATCGAGGTGCGGCGTCGCCCGAGCGACTTCGCCGTACCGGAGCATTGCCGTGCCAACAGGGTGGGAGTGGGCATTCATTGTGGTCACTACCAAAACGAAACGGAGCAGTAGCCGCAATTGTGAATGGAAAAACGAATGCCCAATTCACTCATGAATTTGATTGTCTGACAATCGCTACTTTCGAGAAGCGTGCGTAGAAGAAAGATTGTGTGATTGAATTAAATTGTCTATGATGTTGATATTCGAAGACTTATCCATGATGACAAGATTTTAATAGTCCAAGTATGTACAGGGTAGATCCGTTTGGACAGTGTGAAACGCGCGCGTCTGAACACGACCGGCCCTCTGCCTTCACCCGCGCATCTTTGAAAGCTTGATGAGGGGATTGATTGGCGATTTGCCGAACCCTGCGAGGTGCGACTTTCCATGGATTTGAGGCAAAATGACCGAGGACCCTCCCGATCCCCCAGAATCGGGCGCCGAGTACCGGGATGGGCCGCATGCGGAAGACCATGCCGCCGGCTTGGCGCGCCTTTTGCAATCGATCTACGAGGAGTTGGCTGCACGGCTTGAGTTTGACCTAGGATCGCGCGAGGCTGCGCAGGACGCCCTTCAGGACTCCTGGATAAGGCTTTCGGTTGGGCCCGCGATCGGACCGGTGCGCAATCCCCGCGCCTACATCCGCAGGATGGCGCACAATCTCGGACGCAACAGGCTCCGGGGAACCGCACGCTACTCCCTCATGGCCTCGTCAATGGTGGCGGGCCTTGCCGATCCGGCTCCCGACCCCGAACGGATCGCTGCCGATCGGCGCGATCTGGCGGTGGTTTTCGAGGCGATCGCAGAGCTGCCCGAGCAGCGGCGGACGATCTTTCTCGACAGGTTCCGGGACGATCTCTCCCTCGACGAAATCGCCCGCTTGCGAAAGCTCCATCGCCGTACCGTCCAGAAGGAATTGCACCGCGTTTCGCAATTCCTTCGCGAACGGCTGCAGCGCGAGTCCTGAAGCGTCGGGCGCGGCGCCGCAGAGAAGGCGGCGGCCCAAATATATTTTCCGGGCATGGGCGCATCGATGCCTTGCCGAGTGTCAGGGGACGGGAAACACAGGGCCTCCTCCGATGCCGGGGCGTTTGCACGCTAGCGGCCGGTGGTGGCCGCAGAGTGGCAGGTCGATCCCACGGTGGGAAGACGGTGGCACTTGCAACCCCACGGAGGTCGCTATGGCGGCTTGGAACGCATGACCGCGGGAGCATCCCGCATCGTGCCTGGTGCAGATGCTGCAGCCCTTTGCGGTCCTGCGGCGGGACGTATTGTCGGACCGGACAGCGTCGGCCTGGGCGCGGCTACCTCAGCAAACGCCGCGCGCGCCGCGCCCGCTTCCGAGCTCAGGCATCATTCGCGGCGGCGACAATCTTTATCTCATGCGCGGGCGTCATGGTCAGGGGAAGGTTCATGCCGTCACAGCCCTGAATGCCGGGTGCGATCCCTTTGTCCTGACGAGGCACAGTGCCGCGACCGCGCGCCGTGCCGTGGATACGTTGTCGCGGGCCCCTCCCGGCGGCCGATGCTCGCCGATTGGCAAGTGAAGACTGCGACCCAATTTCTGCGCGCGAAGTTGCCGGAGCAAGTCTCCATCAAGCAAGTCGCCGGAGTGTGTCACCTCTCGCCGTCCTATTTCATCAAGGCTTTCGCCCAGACGGTCGGACTTTCGCCTTATGCATGGCTTATAGCGCAGCGCGTCGAGAAGGCGTGCGGCCTGCTCGGCGAAAACAAGCTACCCCTTGCGCAGATCGCCCTTGAATGTGGGTTTGTGGATCAAAGCCATCTTACGAAAGCTTTCGTGAAGCGAACCGGCATCACTCCTGCGCGCTGGCGTCAAGCTCGGGTTCAGGAGACTGGCGAGGCGGAAACTCGGGACCCGGAAACTCGGAACTCGGAAGCTCGAAGTGGCGAAACTCTGGCCGGGGAAGATCGCGCCCTGGAACCTCAGGTCCAGGAGGCTCAGGCCCGGGAAGTCCAGACCCGGGAAGCCCAGACAGAGGAACGCCCGAGGCCGGAAGACTTGATCCCGCAGACAGGCAGGCAGAGTGCGGGTTACAATCTGCGCGCCTGCTTCGGACGCGTGTGCGAGTGCAGGGACGAGAAATGAGCCTAAGGGAAGTAGTGCCGCCCGCTTCGCCTTGCGCGCGCTTACGTGCTTGTGCGGACGGCCCGCTCTTGAATTCGCCTCGCGCACTGGTTCGCGTTGGCAGCGAGGCAATACCTGCTACTGGCTCCCAAAGGACTGCGCGAGGACGATGTCCGGTGACAAGGATGCCGGAGGGGCAGTCCAGGCGGGCGACCGCCTCAATGCCGCACCGGGATGCGTACATTTCCGGTGAACGGCGTCACCGAAACCGCGGCGCCGATCCGGGAAGCAACCCAGGCCCGAAAATTGTCGCTTCCTGGGAGGCACTAGTCTAGATCATTGGCATGACGCCGCGTCCTGGCGCGCCGTCTCCCGGAGCTTTAGAATTGACGTCGTCCTTATCCGAACTGAGCGCGCTTGACCGCCTGTTCTCCTCTGCCGTTTTCCAGGAAATGGCGAGGAAGGGGCGCTCGCCCTTGTTCAGCCGCCTCATGCACCAGGCAGGCGTAGCGGAGCGCTGCGGGAGGGACGCGACTGTCGGTTCGGCATTCGATACCGCCTTCGCGCGCCTGAAGACCGCTGGGAGCCGGAACGAATACGTCTACCGCGCGGCGGTCACCAAGAACGTCCTTCTCGGCAAGCATTCGCTGCGCACCGCCTCGATGCTCAACGAGGTGCGCGCCGGTGAGTGCAAAGCGGATCTCGTCATCCTGAACGGCACAGCCAGCGTCTACGAGATCAAGTCGGAACGCGATTCTCTAGCGCGCCTCGTCAACCAGGTCGCCAACTACAAGCGCGTCTTTGCGACCGTGAATGTCATTGTCGGCGAGGACCATGTCGAGGGTGTCCAGCGCGTGCTGGACGGTGATGTCGGCATCCTCATGCTTTCCCGGCGCTACCGGATAACCCAAGTGCGCGAGGCCGTGGATGCGCCCGAGCGGACTTGTCCTGCAACCATCTTCGAGACCCTGCGATCCGCCGAGGCCGTGGCCGTCTTGAAGTCGCTCGGCATCGCCGCGCCCGATGTTCCGAATACGCGGCGTCATGCCGTGCTCCGCGCGCTGTTTTCCGAGCTGGACCCAGCCGACGTCCACCGCGAAATGGTCAGGACGCTGAAACGGACGCGTTCGCTGGTGCCTCTGGCGGAGCTCGTTGCGCGACTTCCGGTCTCGCTGCAAGCTGCGGCGCTTTCGATACCGGTCAGGCGCGGCGATCACGACCGCGTCGTCAGCGCGGTCGAAACACCTCTCGAAATTGCGATGGAGTGGGCATAAACCGGCGATGTACTATCCCTATTTTCGCGGCAAGCAGTTCGAACTCATCACCATTCGTGAGACAGCGGGGGTAATGGCACAAGCGGGATTTGTGCCGATCATCGAACCGGTCAAGGAGACCCTGAAGGGGCTTCACAAGGCCTTGCAGACGGTCTGCGAAGCGGGCGGCAAGGCGATCGTCATCGTCAACCCATACGTCGGCGACCACCAGGAAAACGGGATCGGCATTTCCGGTCTCCTGGCCCAGGAGTTTGCAGACAATGCCGCGATATCGGCAGGCATCCTTCTTCGGGACGGCATGAACCTCGATGATGCCTACGCGCTTTTCGAAGCGCACGCCGCGCACGATCCGGTCTTCGTCCATGCCGGTTTCGGGGACCAGAAGGCTCTGGCCGACCAGCTTGGCGCCGGCCTCAAGGACACCCGCCACGTATTCATCGAGAAGCATGCAAGCACGCTCTATCGCAAGCCCTTTGCGGACGCGATCCGGGTGCTGGTCCGCGATGGCTTCGAGCGCCTCAAGAACTCCGAATATGCCAAGATCCCTTCGGAAGAGTTTTCCGAACTCCACATCACCTACGGCGATCTGGGCATGAAGGGCTTCGGCGATTTCCTGATGGTAGGCGACAGCTACTCGGAAGGCGGCGGTCCAGCCTATGCAGTCGCGATCCACCTCACGTACATCGACCCCGAGCGCGACGACGTGATGTATATCTACCATTTCGTCTCGACCACGAACGACACCCCGACCGACCCCGCCGGCAAGTTCGGACAGGCACTGGAAAAGCTGATCGCCAAGCTTGAGAGCGGCAATTCCAAGCTTCTGGAAACCTCGGCGATCAAGGAATTTCGCGATCTGCACGCCAAGGGCCACTTCCCCGGGCTTGGCTACGTCAAGAAGCTCTCGATGAACCATCACATCGAGACACTTGCCGACTTTCTTTCCTGAGGCGGGCCGTGGCCAAGCGTCAGTGCTGCCCGGAATGTTTCGGCGACCACCATTTGCGCGATCACGTCTTCCCGTTCCTTGGGGCGACCGGAGGGCAATGCGACTATTGCGGGACCGAGGATGTCTTGCTGATCGAACCTTCCGCTCTGGCGGATTGGTTCGGACCTTTGATCAGCGTCTATGAGCCGCACGAAGACGGCGAACCGATCGCCGACTGGCTGAAGCGGGACTGGCAGCTGTTTTCCCATCCAAGGATGGATGCGGCGCACACCAAGGAACTGCTTGCCGACATTCTCGATGACGGCCAAATCGTACGAGGAAAGTTCATCCCCTCGCCAAGCTACAAGAGCGAGGCGCTCATGCAGTGGGAGACCCTGCGTGATGAGATGATGTACCAGAACCGCTGGTTTCTGGACGTCAGTTTCGACAAGGACCGATTGGCCCAGCTCCTGGATTATCTCGTTGCGACGGACTTGCCGACGCAGTGGTTTCGCGCCCGTATCCGCACCGGCGATGTCAGTTATCAGATTGCGGAAATGGGGCCGCCGCCCAAGCGCCTGGCGAGCCACGGCAGGGCGAATCCCGCCGGCATTCCCTACCTCTATCTCGGCTCTACCGCCACCACGGCCGCAGCCGAAGTGCGGCCGCATACAGGCGAGATCGCCTGCGTCGCGAACTTCGAGGTTCCGCCGATCCGTGCCGTGGATTTGCGAGCGCCGCGCAAGGGCGTTTCTCCATTCATCGTGCAGGATCCAAGGCCGATAGGCCAGCTTCGAGCGGACCTGCCGCTCCTTGAGCGTCTTGGTGAGGAGCTTACGCGTCCGGTTCTGCCATCGGGCGCGGCGATCGATTACATTCCGAGCCAATATCTGTGCGAGTTCATCAAGAAGCTCGGGTTCGACGGCGTCGTCTATCGCAGCTCGGTAAGCGACGGCATCAATCTGGCGCTCTTCGAACCGGCGCGGGCCACCGGCGGCGCCGTATCGCTCTACACGGTATCGCGGGTATCCGTGGAGGTCGCGGTAGTTCCGGTAGCCTGAAGTTATCGGACTGCGAACAAGTGGGCTCTGCGGGCGGGGCGGAGATCGATTGCCGGCCAAATCAAAGGAATGAATGGCTTTTTCATGCCGGGCCACGTGACAGGCGGTACTCCTGTCTGCAATGTCACGCGATGAAGACGAATCCGCTCCGTTTCTATCGAGATTGCCTTCAGCGAGCATTTGCCGGCTGGTTCAAGCGGATTGAGGGCTGGATCAGTTCGCTTTCTCTTTGTGTCGGCCTCGTTCTTCTCTTCTAGCATCCGGGAGAACACGTCGAAAAGACGGTGACCTCTGTGCCCAATATGGCTTTCCTGGCCGTATTCTTGGTCATCATTCTCTTCCGACTTGCGATGTCTCCCTATTGGCTTTGGGCGGAAGAGCACCAAAAGCGTGGAGCCGCCGAAAGTTTGCGACGGCCCAGACTGGAACTTGGTCTGCCCGACCCTCCCGTGATCGACGTCATTACCCTGGGCGGTACGACCTCGCAGTCGCTGGGCGGCACGCGTCAAACCGTGATCAATCGATGGGTGCACGACGTGGTTGCGCTTTCCTGCATCAACACCGGTGAGACGGCGGTGCAGGGGTGCCGGGCAAGGCTAATCGCGGTAGAGGCCGTCCGTTCCGATGGGAGAGAGCCGACACGAATTGTCGGCACGGTGGAACTTCCGTGGAGGAAGGAAGATCCCGAAGGCAGTCTGAAAATCGACATAGCGCCAGGAGAGGCTCACCGGATCTGGGTTGGCGGTGTCCGTGGTGGCGGTCATGTTTGGCTGTTTCGCGAAATTCAGTCCTTGCCCATCGAGTACCAGCAGATGCTGGGCGGTCCTGACCTGCCCCCCGCTGAGTGGCCCAGAGACTATGATAGTCTGGACCACGAAAGGGACGATGAATGCCGAGCAAGAAGCACAAGCCGGAAGAGATTATCGGCAAGCTGCGTGAAGTTGAGATTGTGCTGGCGCAGGGAGCGAGCACGGCTGAAGCCTGCCGCCGGATCGCGGTCAGCGAGCAAACCTATTATCGCTGGCGGAAGGAATATGGCGGCCTGAAGACGGACCAGGCGCGGCGTATGAAGGATCTGGAGAAAGAGAACCAGCGTCTTCGCCGGGCGATTTCGGACCTGACGCTGGACAAGCTGATCCTGCAGGAGGCTGCCAAGGGAAACTTCTGAGCCCTGCGCGGCGGCGGCGCTGCATCGATCATGTACGACGAGAGCTTCCGGTGTCCGAGCGACGGATATGCCGGGTGCTGGGTCAGCATCGATCGACACAACGCAAGGTGCCGCGCGGGGCGGATGACGAACAGGCGCTGACAGAGGATATCATCGCTTTGGCGAAGCAATATGGCCGTTATGGCTATCGCCGGGTGACGGCATTGCTGTGCCATGCGGGATGGACGGTGAACCATAAACGGGTTGAGCGGATCTGGCGGCGTGAGGGGCTGAAGGTTCCGCTGCGTCAGCCAAAGCGGGGACGCCTGTGGCTCAATGACGGTTCATGCATCCGCCTGCGGCCCGAATATCCGGGACATGTCTGGGCCTACGATTTCGTCGAGGGACGGACGCATGATGGCCGCAAGTTCCGCATCCTCACGATCATCGACGAGGCCAGCAGGGAATGCCTGGCGCTCATCGTTGTACGGCAGCTCAAGCATGAGGATGTTCTGGCGGCCCTGGCCGACCTGTTCATCTCGCGCGGTCCGCCTGCACATATACGGTCCGATAATGGCAGCGAATTTATCGCGACCGCCGTCCAGAAATGGCTGGGCCAGATCGGCGTGAAGACACTCTACATCACACCGGGATCACCATGGGAGAATGGCTATAACGAAAGCTTCAACGGGTCGCTTCGCGACGAACTGCTCAACGGCGAGATCTTCTACAGCCTCGCGGAGGCCAAGGTACTGATCGAGGCATGGCGGCGGCATTACAACACCGTTCGCCCTCACAGCAGCCTGGGCTACCGACCGCCGGCACCAGAAACGGCGACACCGCCATATCCGGCCTCCGGTTCCGCTTCGCTCCACCTCCGTCCGGATATGGCGGTGATGAGCTTAATGCACTAACAAACCAATCGGTCCACTCGGTGGGGGCAGATCACCTGCTTCATCGCGGATCGGCGAAACCGAAAGAGAAACATGGATCGCCGAGCCATCCTTTCGTCTGCGGACGGTCTCGAAGTGCTCGGTTCTCTCTCCTGACCGGATACGCGAAAGGATCTCGTCCTCTTCGTGCAGTCGATCCTCAGGTATGAGCAACGAAATCGGCTGCCCAATCACCTCGTCAGCCGTGTATCCGAAGAGGCGCTGGGCACTTTCGTTCCAGCTCATGATCGTGCCGTCGAGCGATTTGCTGACGATCGCGTCTTCTGAACTTTCGACGATCGCGGCGAGTTTTGCACCGGCGTGCTGGGCGACCCGGCGAAGCTCGGCTTCTTTTCTTGCGTCGGCAATGAGCGCGGCATTGTCGATGGCGATTGCGGCGTGGGCAGCAATTGCCTTCACGACTTCTTCTGCTTCTTCATCGAACACGCCCGGCTTCTCATGTGCGATGAAGAGGCCGCCGTGGACGGTACCCTTCCTGGAAATCACCGGGACAGCGAGATAACTAACGACAGGCAGATGCCCCTTCGGCGTTCCGAAGTATGGGCTATTCAGCCCGAATCGCGGGTCCGCGCGAATATCATGGGACCGCACCACGCCGGTTCCATCGAAGGTCGGGGCAAAGACTGCCGTATTGCGCGGCATTGGAAAGCCGGCAAAGTGGGACCGGGAAACGCCGGAAAGCGTGTAAAGGCTGTATATCTCGCCCTGGTCGTCAATCTGGTTGTAGAAGAACGCACCGAACTTGCCGCCGGACGCCTGAGTGGCTGCATCGGTGACCTTTTGAACCAGATCCTCCAGATCAAAGTCGCCTGCGACGGTTTGCGCGATGCGGCTGAACAACCTCAGGCGCTGGACCTCGGCTGACACCGGGTGTTGGTCGTCATCACCTGGCAACCCTCGTGTCATCGGTCTGTGCTGACGAAGAATTTATCCATAAACGGGCCCGATCGCTGGGCGCCGACTGTAATGCCGCACCGATTGCTGCGATCTTAGCGAAGTGCCGATGGCAAGCAAGCCTCCCTGCCGGTCACATGCCTTCAGGCGCATGCCAGTCTCCGGTGTGTGGGGCCTACCGGGCCATTTACGCCTGAGGGACCCGCGAAAAGAGAGGCCGGGCTGTCAGCAAAAATCGAACAACGTGTGCGGCTCTGGAACCGGGCTTCGGATCGCGAGCTTACATGGGCGGTGGGAGGACGACGGAGCACAGAGCATGATCAATCGACTGAAAAAGCTGTCCGAAGCTGCGAGCGGCCGCGAGAAGGAAAAACGGTTCGTCCGGACGCTTGAAGAAACCGCGGCAAAGGCGGTCGTGACTGC
It contains:
- a CDS encoding RES family NAD+ phosphorylase is translated as MAKRQCCPECFGDHHLRDHVFPFLGATGGQCDYCGTEDVLLIEPSALADWFGPLISVYEPHEDGEPIADWLKRDWQLFSHPRMDAAHTKELLADILDDGQIVRGKFIPSPSYKSEALMQWETLRDEMMYQNRWFLDVSFDKDRLAQLLDYLVATDLPTQWFRARIRTGDVSYQIAEMGPPPKRLASHGRANPAGIPYLYLGSTATTAAAEVRPHTGEIACVANFEVPPIRAVDLRAPRKGVSPFIVQDPRPIGQLRADLPLLERLGEELTRPVLPSGAAIDYIPSQYLCEFIKKLGFDGVVYRSSVSDGINLALFEPARATGGAVSLYTVSRVSVEVAVVPVA
- a CDS encoding sce7725 family protein, whose amino-acid sequence is MYYPYFRGKQFELITIRETAGVMAQAGFVPIIEPVKETLKGLHKALQTVCEAGGKAIVIVNPYVGDHQENGIGISGLLAQEFADNAAISAGILLRDGMNLDDAYALFEAHAAHDPVFVHAGFGDQKALADQLGAGLKDTRHVFIEKHASTLYRKPFADAIRVLVRDGFERLKNSEYAKIPSEEFSELHITYGDLGMKGFGDFLMVGDSYSEGGGPAYAVAIHLTYIDPERDDVMYIYHFVSTTNDTPTDPAGKFGQALEKLIAKLESGNSKLLETSAIKEFRDLHAKGHFPGLGYVKKLSMNHHIETLADFLS
- a CDS encoding IS3 family transposase (programmed frameshift): MPSKKHKPEEIIGKLREVEIVLAQGASTAEACRRIAVSEQTYYRWRKEYGGLKTDQARRMKDLEKENQRLRRAISDLTLDKLILQEAAKGKLLSPARRRRCIDHVRRELPVSERRICRVLGQHRSTQRKVPRGADDEQALTEDIIALAKQYGRYGYRRVTALLCHAGWTVNHKRVERIWRREGLKVPLRQPKRGRLWLNDGSCIRLRPEYPGHVWAYDFVEGRTHDGRKFRILTIIDEASRECLALIVVRQLKHEDVLAALADLFISRGPPAHIRSDNGSEFIATAVQKWLGQIGVKTLYITPGSPWENGYNESFNGSLRDELLNGEIFYSLAEAKVLIEAWRRHYNTVRPHSSLGYRPPAPETATPPYPASGSASLHLRPDMAVMSLMH
- a CDS encoding AraC family transcriptional regulator, which translates into the protein MKTATQFLRAKLPEQVSIKQVAGVCHLSPSYFIKAFAQTVGLSPYAWLIAQRVEKACGLLGENKLPLAQIALECGFVDQSHLTKAFVKRTGITPARWRQARVQETGEAETRDPETRNSEARSGETLAGEDRALEPQVQEAQAREVQTREAQTEERPRPEDLIPQTGRQSAGYNLRACFGRVCECRDEK
- a CDS encoding sce7726 family protein, producing the protein MTPRPGAPSPGALELTSSLSELSALDRLFSSAVFQEMARKGRSPLFSRLMHQAGVAERCGRDATVGSAFDTAFARLKTAGSRNEYVYRAAVTKNVLLGKHSLRTASMLNEVRAGECKADLVILNGTASVYEIKSERDSLARLVNQVANYKRVFATVNVIVGEDHVEGVQRVLDGDVGILMLSRRYRITQVREAVDAPERTCPATIFETLRSAEAVAVLKSLGIAAPDVPNTRRHAVLRALFSELDPADVHREMVRTLKRTRSLVPLAELVARLPVSLQAAALSIPVRRGDHDRVVSAVETPLEIAMEWA
- a CDS encoding RNA polymerase sigma factor, encoding MTEDPPDPPESGAEYRDGPHAEDHAAGLARLLQSIYEELAARLEFDLGSREAAQDALQDSWIRLSVGPAIGPVRNPRAYIRRMAHNLGRNRLRGTARYSLMASSMVAGLADPAPDPERIAADRRDLAVVFEAIAELPEQRRTIFLDRFRDDLSLDEIARLRKLHRRTVQKELHRVSQFLRERLQRES
- a CDS encoding PAS domain S-box protein encodes the protein MTRGLPGDDDQHPVSAEVQRLRLFSRIAQTVAGDFDLEDLVQKVTDAATQASGGKFGAFFYNQIDDQGEIYSLYTLSGVSRSHFAGFPMPRNTAVFAPTFDGTGVVRSHDIRADPRFGLNSPYFGTPKGHLPVVSYLAVPVISRKGTVHGGLFIAHEKPGVFDEEAEEVVKAIAAHAAIAIDNAALIADARKEAELRRVAQHAGAKLAAIVESSEDAIVSKSLDGTIMSWNESAQRLFGYTADEVIGQPISLLIPEDRLHEEDEILSRIRSGERTEHFETVRRRKDGSAIHVSLSVSPIRDEAGDLPPPSGPIGLLVH